A region of Osmerus eperlanus chromosome 9, fOsmEpe2.1, whole genome shotgun sequence DNA encodes the following proteins:
- the LOC134026821 gene encoding zinc finger protein 770-like, which yields MHQCTVCSKSFPSASKLERHHFTHTGQKPFTCTVCDKGFRQSVHLKKHIETHTGKSNPWSFPTESLQHGSFPNPMEPVSTRQDQPSPDKSGHDFNIYNTMPLQPTRPMFSQTQEAKERMPLSTGLSTTEMRHQPELLPSLIDNGFISQQNILSNSQFLPNPMFHDPMGASTAMGSSQSAAGFWHTDQGSTAKKHTCTVCLKSFNSSYHLQRHIPTHSQLKPFECETCGKAFKQKAHLKSHSQSHHSAGFSEDPPVSESQQGSSAGKMRVNHQCPTCLKTFCSPSKLKRHFMIHTGQKPYSCGDCGKSFRQVWHLKTHLYAHRCAGTGADVKSETNGQSLNGSSTSQPAGDQKSSALSNPVTSAVEMELQCEISVRTPPGHDQLETTDQSPNDVKVEQQGHASNHYQCSICSKTFSSLSKHRQHYATHKELRPFQCQVCNRAFRLAVHLKRHQISHKNPDEEFQNQSLSETPGKALLDPVNSHQHPNNGMASIQPSDGHAPHLSVMVKPENARPKPSDEQDCALQGTDPSLVSEQQAGSGQANSQQQKIRHRPHSCPTCLKRFPSPSKLQRHMMTHTGQRPFGCESCGKRFRQLSHLRIHSRTHLWTKYYKQKLPLTTKPSSASVDDDSPNEAALKQSEQDTLSERQFGQPSTGAVGWNENNSKKQGFQHATPSPFRPQRKTFASTRQRHTCHPCGKTFPLLTQYKLHVCSNPGLQGKDNLDCGPFTSQRTASNSNGLSEPNHCSKTATKRRKSTNPVGNPVYTRHQCLICYKYFPSFSKLERHSRVHTDLRPYNCLACGKTFRQATHLTVHERTHNKFGPLRPTSQQATTSHVKAQPQKQHPLQYPKIHIQVPQMSAMKTDLRPSKSTKEWVGMQGNYEDSLHNQENTHHENKQAMEINEKSSPDKTNKLANPRIKSKGAGDKRKGHVCTICQKGFDTPSKLSRHFLIHTGLRPFKCSFCSKAFRQVWHRRNHERTHESVLFSNPQDNNAQESPENYPTERHGSGSLSEGPTTSSEGDAHREEPRPRDDSPDPCSVTNEAVSGHPTETRDNKCVDFHSLPAHTMDFDNKPGDLYQCPECHNVYQTPSELASHLEAHWRVSTQDLLGPPPAQHEAGSSTQRMGMAFPANRGLDDTDSREVFSERHSGSESSVGEIPLQAEMHYNDWSEPLRSFQCRKCLRSFALERDLQLHKCTSGTQTEATQSNQYQCAICFKNFVSPSKLKRHYVTHTGQRPYMCEVCDKTFTQSSHLKTHRHRSHKQ from the coding sequence ATGCATCAGTGCACTGTTTGTTCAAAATCATTCCCTAGTGCCTCTAAACTGGAGCGTCATCACTTCACTCACACTGGACAGAAACCGTTCACTTGCACAGTTTGTGACAAAGGCTTTCGCCAATCTGTCCATTTAAAAAAGCACATAGAGACCCACACAGGAAAAAGCAACCCTTGGAGTTTCCCCACAGAAAGTCTCCAACATGGCAGCTTCCCAAATCCCATGGAGCCAGTGTCTACACGTCAGGATCAACCCTCGCCAGATAAGTCTGGACATGACTTCAATATCTACAACACCATGCCATTGCAACCAACCAGGCCAATGTTTTCCCAAACACAAGAAGCTAAAGAAAGAATGCCACTGTCGACCGGTCTCTCTACCACAGAGATGAGACACCAGCCAGAACTCCTACCCTCTCTTATTGATAATGGCTTCATCAGCCAACAGAACATTCTATCCAATAGTCAGTTCCTCCCAAACCCAATGTTTCATGACCCCATGGGGGCTTCCACAGCCATGGGGAGTAGTCAGAGTGCAGCAGGCTTCTGGCACACAGATCAAGGCAGCACAGCCAAGAAGCACACATGCACGGTCTGCCTGAAGTCTTTCAACTCATCCTACCATCTCCAGAGGCATATACCCACTCACAGTCAGCTTAAGCCATTCGAGTGTGAAACATGTGGGAAGGCATTCAAACAGAAGGCCCATCTGAAATCCCACTCCCAGTCACACCACAGTGCTGGCTTCTCTGAGGATCCCCCTGTATCTGAGTCTCAGCAGGGTTCCTCGGCGGGTAAGATGAGGGTGAACCACCAGTGTCCCACCTGTCTGAAAACGTTTTGCTCGCCGTCCAAACTGAAGCGGCATTTCATGATTCACACGGGACAGAAGCCGTACTCCTGTGGGGACTGCGGGAAGTCATTCAGGCAGGTATGGCACCTCAAAACACACCTGTACGCACATAGGTGTGCGGGTACCGGCGCCGATGTGAAGTCGGAGACAAACGGCCAGAGCTTGAACGGTTCCTCGACTTCCCAGCCCGCAGGCGATCAGAAGTCATCCGCTCTGAGTAATCCTGTGACTTCGGCCGTGGAGATGGAGCTCCAGTGTGAGATAAGCGTACGGACCCCTCCCGGCCACGACCAGTTAGAGACGACAGACCAGAGTCCGAATGACGTCAAGGTCGAGCAGCAAGGACATGCGTCGAATCACTACCAGTGCAGCATCTGCTCAAAGACATTCAGCAGCTTGAGTAAACACAGGCAGCATTACGCGACTCATAAAGAGTTGAGACCCTTTCAGTGCCAGGTCTGCAATAGAGCCTTCCGCCTGGCCGTCCATTTAAAACGGCATCAGATCAGTCACAAGAACCCAGATGAGGAATTTCAGAATCAAAGTCTGTCGGAGACCCCTGGGAAGGCTCTCTTAGACCCTGTTAATTCTCACCAGCATCCCAACAATGGGATGGCTTCTATTCAACCCAGTGACGGGCATGCTCCTCACCTCAGCGTCATGGTGAAACCGGAGAATGCAAGACCAAAACCCAGTGACGAACAGGATTGTGCGCTGCAGGGAACTGACCCCTCGCTGGTCTCTGAGCAGCAGGCAGGATCAGGCCAGGCCAACAGTCAGCAGCAGAAGATCAGGCACAGACCCCATTCATGTCCTACATGCCTCAAACGGTTCCCTTCTCCATCCAAACTACAGAGGCACATGATGACCCATACAGGGCAGAGGCCTTTTGGGTGTGAGTCATGTGGGAAGAGATTCCGCCAGCTAAGTCATTTGAGGATCCATTCTCGCACTCACCTGTGGACAAAATACTACAAGCAAAAGTTGCCACTCACTACCAAACCTTCCTCTGCGTCGGTTGATGATGATTCCCCAAACGAGGCAGCCCTGAAGCAAAGTGAACAGGACACACTTTCAGAGAGACAGTTTGGTCAACCCAGCACTGGGGCAGTTGGGTGGAATGAAAACAATAGTAAAAAGCAAGGGTTTCAGCATGCAACACCTTCACCTTTTAGGCCTCAAAGGAAGACCTTCGCCTCCACTAGACAGAGGCATACCTGCCACCCCTGTGGGAAAACCTTTCCCCTGTTGACTCAATATAAACTCCATGTATGCTCAAATCCTGGACTTCAAGGTAAGGATAACCTTGACTGCGGGCCATTTACCTCTCAGCGAACGGCTTCAAATTCAAACGGCCTCTCAGAACCAAATCATTGTTCCAAGACGGCCACAAAGAGGCGCAAGTCTACCAACCCTGTGGGAAATCCAGTGTATACCAGACACCAGTGTTTGATCTGTTATAAATACTTCCCGTCGTTCTCCAAACTAGAAAGACATAGTCGCGTGCACACGGATTTGAGACCCTACAACTGCCTGGCATGTGGGAAAACCTTTCGACAGGCCACACACCTGACGGTCCACGAGAGAACTCACAACAAGTTCGGGCCCCTCAGACCGACTTCTCAGCAAGCTACGACGAGTCATGTAAAAGCACAACCACAAAAACAACATCCTCTTCAATATCCTAAAATACACATCCAAGTTCCTCAGATGAGTGCTATGAAAACGGACCTTAGGCCTTCGAAAAGTACAAAAGAATGGGTAGGGATGCAAGGCAACTATGAAGACTCACTCCATAACCAAGAGAATACTCACCACGAAAACAAACAAGCCATGGAAATCAACGAAAAATCCTCTCCCGACAAAACAAACAAGCTCGCCAATCCTAGAATCAAAAGCAAAGGAGCTGGTGATAAAAGGAAAGGTCATGTGTGCACTATCTGCCAGAAGGGCTTCGACACTCCATCCAAGCTATCCAGGCACTTCCTTATTCACACGGGGTTAAGGCCATTCAAATGCAGTTTCTGCAGTAAGGCCTTTCGACAGGTCTGGCACAGGAGAAACCACGAGCGCACCCATGAGAGCGTGCTGTTCAGCAATCCCCAGGACAACAACGCACAAGAATCCCCAGAGAACTATCCCACCGAGCGCCATGGATCCGGAAGCCTCTCCGAGGGTCCCACCACCAGCTCCGAGGGCGACGCACACAGGGAAGAGCCCCGGCCCCGTGACGACAGCCCTGATCCCTGCTCCGTCACCAATGAGGCCGTTTCTGGTCACCCCACAGAGACAAGGGACAACAAATGTGTGGATTTCCATAGCCTGCCAGCCCATACCATGGACTTTGACAATAAACCAGGGGACCTGTATCAGTGCCCTGAGTGTCACAATGTGTATCAAACCCCCTCTGAGCTGGCCTCACACCTTGAGGCCCACTGGCGTGTCAGCACCCAGGACCTACTGGGCCCTCCCCCGGCACAGCACGAGGCTGGGAGCAGCACACAGCGCATGGGGATGGCTTTCCCTGCCAATAGAGGCCTCGATGATACTGATAGTCGTGAGGTGTTTAGTGAGAGGCATTCTGGGAGTGAGAGTTCTGTCGGTGAAATCCCACTGCAGGCAGAAATGCATTATAACGATTGGAGCGAACCACTCCGGTCATTTCAGTGTAGGAAGTGTCTGAGGTCTTTTGCTCTTGAGAGAGATTTGCAGCTCCACAAGTGTACTAGTGGAACTCAGACCGAGGCTACTCAATCCAACCAATATCAGTGTGCCATTTGCTTCAAGAATTTTGTTTCTCCCTCCAAACTGAAAAGACATTACgtgacacacacaggtcagaggcCATACATGTGTGAGGTATGCGACAAGACTTTTACACAGTCTTCCCATTTAAAAACACATCGTCACCGAAGCCATAAACAGTGA